In Corylus avellana chromosome ca2, CavTom2PMs-1.0, the following proteins share a genomic window:
- the LOC132171652 gene encoding uncharacterized protein LOC132171652: MKNTIRCCISCILPCGALDVIRIVHCNGRVEEISGSIRASEIMKAHPKHVLKKPSSSSEDGCVPKIVIVPPDAELQRGKIYFLMPVPSTPEKTRSRSSTRKKKREAADSNANNNNNNGTSPTSAMTNLLISDRYLTEILSEKISTQRDRRRGRIGVWRPHLESICESPADV, from the coding sequence CGCTGGACGTGATTCGCATAGTGCACTGCAACGGCCGGGTGGAAGAGATCAGCGGGAGTATCCGGGCTAGCGAGATCATGAAGGCTCACCCTAAGCACGTGCTGAAGAAACCCTCTTCGTCGTCGGAAGACGGGTGTGTGCCGAAGATTGTGATAGTCCCGCCGGACGCGGAGCTTCAGCGCGGGAAGATATACTTCCTCATGCCGGTGCCGTCAACCCCGGAGAAAACCCGGTCGAGATCATCGacgaggaagaaaaaaagagaggcgGCCGACAGCAACgcgaacaacaacaacaacaacggcACGTCGCCGACGTCGGCCATGACAAACCTTTTGATATCTGATAGGTATTTGACTGAAATACTGTCGGAGAAGATTTCCACTCAGAGGGATCGCCGGCGAGGCCGTATCGGGGTTTGGAGGCCTCACTTAGAGAGCATTTGTGAGTCACCAGCTGATGTTTAA